A stretch of Desulfobulbaceae bacterium DB1 DNA encodes these proteins:
- a CDS encoding [Fe-S]-binding protein, which produces MQPFVYSIRIEAPFPSLQDNTGDIDRLMKALRATAGLSPRLPFARLGEVAAAFRGSGFKGAALICDLPDGPMLVDFLPQQPSVLAAMALDLGTTHLEASLLNLVDGKVLASGNRENSQIEFGADILSRIHFAGHNNGLQKLHESIIGTINDLAGELAARAGVACGEIRALSVSGNTTMVHLFLRLNPYHLIREPYIPLVNSVDPVPAGEIGLAVHPAASVWIMPSIGSYFGGDLISGILASGLDRQEETSMLIDVGTNAEVVIGNREWLIACAGAAGPALEGGVARMGMRAGPGAIEHVTIDPETLELRYRTIDGGRPRGICGSGIIDLVASFYLARIIDIRGKFRGERCPERMIDTGEGLAFVVARADESATHEPVVIGQVDLDAMMRSKAAMYSILTTLINQVGLDFADLHRIFVAGAFGRHIDPRRAITLGMLPDLPLSTYEPIGNSSLAGAELVLRDRENRERCRMVMGKITYLELNVNQEFMIRFSGSRFIPHTDTSLFPSVPVFD; this is translated from the coding sequence ATGCAGCCATTTGTTTACTCCATACGCATTGAAGCTCCTTTCCCCAGCCTGCAGGACAATACCGGCGACATCGATCGGCTGATGAAAGCCTTGCGGGCGACAGCCGGACTTTCTCCCCGGCTGCCCTTTGCCCGTCTGGGTGAGGTTGCCGCCGCATTTCGCGGGAGCGGTTTTAAGGGTGCGGCGCTGATCTGCGATCTGCCTGACGGTCCCATGCTGGTTGATTTTTTGCCCCAACAGCCTTCGGTGCTGGCGGCCATGGCGCTTGACCTGGGCACCACGCATCTTGAGGCGAGCCTGCTCAATCTGGTCGACGGCAAGGTGCTGGCCAGCGGCAACCGGGAAAACAGCCAGATCGAATTCGGCGCCGATATCCTCAGTCGCATCCATTTTGCGGGCCACAACAACGGCCTGCAAAAGCTGCATGAATCAATTATCGGCACCATCAACGATTTGGCCGGCGAGCTCGCCGCACGGGCCGGGGTGGCATGCGGGGAAATCCGGGCGCTGTCGGTGAGCGGCAACACCACCATGGTGCATCTGTTCCTGCGGCTCAATCCCTATCATCTCATCCGGGAACCGTATATTCCGCTGGTCAACAGCGTCGATCCCGTGCCGGCAGGGGAGATCGGCCTTGCCGTTCATCCCGCTGCTTCGGTTTGGATTATGCCCAGTATCGGCAGCTACTTCGGCGGCGATCTCATTTCCGGGATATTGGCAAGCGGTTTGGATCGTCAGGAGGAAACCTCGATGCTGATTGATGTCGGCACCAATGCCGAGGTGGTGATCGGCAACAGAGAATGGCTCATTGCCTGCGCCGGGGCGGCAGGTCCTGCCCTTGAGGGGGGGGTGGCCCGGATGGGCATGCGGGCCGGACCCGGTGCCATCGAACATGTGACAATCGATCCGGAAACGCTTGAACTCCGTTACCGCACCATTGACGGCGGCAGGCCACGCGGTATCTGCGGTTCAGGTATTATTGATCTGGTGGCCTCTTTTTATCTGGCGCGGATTATCGATATCCGCGGCAAGTTTCGCGGTGAGCGCTGCCCTGAGCGGATGATCGACACCGGAGAAGGACTCGCCTTTGTCGTTGCCCGGGCCGATGAGTCGGCCACTCATGAGCCGGTGGTGATCGGCCAGGTGGATCTTGACGCCATGATGCGGTCCAAGGCGGCGATGTATTCGATCCTCACCACCCTGATCAACCAGGTTGGTCTTGATTTTGCCGATCTGCACCGCATTTTTGTGGCCGGCGCCTTCGGCAGGCATATTGATCCGCGCCGGGCCATCACCCTGGGCATGCTGCCGGATCTGCCCCTTTCAACCTATGAGCCCATCGGTAACAGTTCGCTGGCCGGGGCGGAGCTTGTCCTGCGTGACCGGGAAAATCGCGAGCGCTGCCGGATGGTGATGGGGAAAATCACCTATCTCGAACTCAATGTCAACCAGGAGTTCATGATCCGTTTTTCCGGTTCCCGTTTCATCCCTCACACCGACACGTCGCTTTTCCCATCCGTTCCGGTTTTCGACTGA
- a CDS encoding cation transporter gives MHIHNLQEWRHGHDFAVIHEHGEKRTIQVLLLTTVTMVAEIVAGAAFGSMALLADGWHMGTHAAAFLITIFAYRYAKKHASSPDFAFGTGKVSVLGGFASAVALAVVALVMLAESVRRFWNPEAISFNEAIAVAVLGLVVNLVSALLLQDRHSHDDHHDEHDRHHHHDHNLKAAYLHVLADALTSVLAIAALIAGKFLGWGWMDPMMGVVGATVITRWSYCLIRETGPILLDGSISGAYREAIRRKIEEDRDNRVSDMHVWKVGPAHYAGIISIVTHSPRNPDYYKKLLAGFDKISHLTMEINKCSGESCMIPTEDG, from the coding sequence ATGCACATCCATAATTTACAAGAATGGCGGCACGGCCATGATTTTGCCGTTATTCATGAACATGGCGAAAAACGCACCATCCAGGTGCTGCTGCTCACCACCGTCACCATGGTGGCCGAGATCGTGGCGGGCGCCGCCTTCGGCTCCATGGCCCTGCTTGCCGACGGCTGGCACATGGGCACCCATGCCGCCGCCTTTTTGATCACCATCTTTGCATACCGCTACGCAAAAAAACACGCAAGCAGCCCTGATTTCGCCTTCGGCACCGGCAAGGTCAGTGTGCTCGGCGGCTTTGCCAGTGCCGTGGCCCTGGCGGTGGTGGCGCTCGTCATGCTGGCCGAATCGGTGCGCAGATTCTGGAACCCGGAAGCCATCTCGTTCAATGAGGCCATTGCCGTGGCCGTGCTCGGTCTCGTCGTCAACCTGGTAAGCGCCCTGTTGCTGCAAGATCGTCACAGCCACGACGATCATCACGACGAACACGACCGGCACCATCATCACGACCACAATTTGAAAGCCGCCTATCTGCATGTGCTGGCCGACGCGCTGACATCGGTGCTTGCCATCGCAGCGCTTATTGCCGGAAAATTTCTGGGGTGGGGCTGGATGGATCCGATGATGGGCGTGGTCGGCGCCACGGTCATCACCCGCTGGTCATACTGCCTGATCCGGGAAACAGGCCCCATCCTGCTGGACGGCAGCATCAGCGGCGCATACCGGGAGGCCATCCGAAGAAAAATAGAAGAGGACCGGGACAACCGCGTTTCGGACATGCATGTCTGGAAGGTGGGACCGGCCCATTACGCGGGGATCATTTCCATCGTCACCCATTCTCCCCGCAACCCGGACTATTACAAAAAACTGCTGGCCGGCTTCGACAAAATCTCCCATCTCACCATGGAAATAAACAAATGCTCCGGTGAATCGTGCATGATCCCGACGGAGGACGGATGA
- a CDS encoding LPS export ABC transporter permease LptF has product MAASPALFRALCRTANRKGKVPLLLYSYLLTEALAPFFASLLILTAILFLGRLIPLFDFIINFGIGPADFIRFCAFMVPNIFLFAIPMASMLGVILCFTRMGNDNELIALKSTGIGLYRMLPAIVVFALCTSLLTGYFSTTLIPAGSLAMKKLFFQLAKEKIDKGLRQKHFSEGLPGIVIYIDNEDEKNGTWRGVYVSDTRDNENPVTIIAESGFLTADMGRMLISLQLEHGSMHAAKESTSDTVSFESYALHIPLQGADTIGEQESQKLSKSEMTQADIRKYVAAHDDTSAKTRSLLVEYHMRLVLAGGCFILTLLGLPLAIRTKPGQRSIGVPLGLFIFISYYVVLSFVKGISETSSLPVIFAMWTPNILFGILTIYILRFAGRESTISIIDFLLHTIDRVQSSLPLPRKKDNS; this is encoded by the coding sequence TTGGCGGCATCGCCCGCGCTTTTCCGGGCCTTATGCCGGACCGCAAATAGGAAGGGAAAAGTGCCGCTGCTGCTTTACTCATATCTCCTCACCGAGGCCCTTGCCCCTTTTTTTGCAAGCCTCCTTATTCTGACGGCAATCCTTTTTCTCGGACGTCTGATTCCCCTTTTTGATTTCATCATCAATTTCGGTATCGGCCCGGCCGATTTTATCCGCTTTTGCGCCTTCATGGTGCCGAACATCTTTCTCTTTGCCATCCCCATGGCCAGCATGCTGGGGGTCATTCTCTGTTTCACCCGAATGGGCAACGACAATGAGCTGATCGCGCTCAAGTCAACCGGCATCGGCCTTTACCGCATGCTGCCGGCAATCGTCGTCTTTGCCCTCTGCACCTCGCTGCTGACCGGCTACTTTTCCACCACCCTGATACCGGCCGGTTCCCTGGCCATGAAAAAACTCTTTTTCCAGCTGGCCAAGGAAAAAATCGACAAGGGACTGCGGCAAAAGCATTTCAGCGAAGGACTGCCGGGCATCGTCATTTATATCGACAATGAAGACGAAAAAAACGGCACATGGCGGGGAGTCTACGTCTCGGATACCAGGGACAACGAAAATCCGGTAACCATCATCGCGGAATCAGGATTTCTCACGGCCGATATGGGCCGGATGCTGATCAGCCTGCAGTTGGAGCACGGCTCCATGCATGCCGCCAAAGAGTCAACCAGCGACACCGTTTCCTTTGAAAGCTATGCCCTGCATATTCCCTTGCAGGGTGCGGATACCATCGGCGAACAAGAATCCCAGAAACTCAGCAAGAGCGAAATGACGCAAGCGGACATCCGTAAATACGTCGCCGCCCATGACGACACATCAGCAAAAACCCGCTCCCTGCTGGTTGAATACCATATGCGGCTGGTGCTGGCCGGGGGGTGCTTCATCCTCACCCTTCTCGGGCTTCCCCTTGCCATACGCACCAAACCGGGTCAGCGCTCAATCGGCGTCCCTCTCGGCCTGTTCATCTTCATCAGCTATTATGTCGTGCTCTCCTTTGTCAAGGGCATCAGCGAAACCAGTTCGCTGCCGGTCATCTTCGCCATGTGGACCCCGAATATTCTTTTCGGCATCCTGACTATCTATATTCTCCGTTTTGCCGGTCGGGAAAGCACCATCAGCATCATCGACTTTCTGCTCCATACCATCGACCGGGTCCAAAGCAGCCTGCCCCTGCCACGAAAAAAGGACAATTCATGA
- a CDS encoding Na+/H+ antiporter NhaA, with the protein MMLKRFFRKTAPVYQIISPFQALVKKLATSGFILFYTTAAAMLWANFHHDSYQHLWHLPLAVSLGDVSFSKSILHWIDEALMTLFFFVVGLEIKREILIGELSSMRRALLPVAGAVGGMLAPALIYAIITYNTDAAHGWGIPMATDIAFALAVLSLLSKRIPYGLKIFLSALAIADDIGAVLVIALFYTATIHWAYLGFAALLLVCLFVANLLWIRHTLVYALLGLGIWWAFLGAGIHATAAGVLVALFIPARGKYDTNTFVNEVRSFLVRFDCRNGDCGHTILLNQNHLNAVQAIELACHQTETPLQRLEHGLGAWISYLVVPLFALANAGVAVRTEGLTDTIRHPATMGVILALVIGKPVGITLFSLLASKALKAPLSGGMNWLHVIGAGMLGGIGFTMSIFISGLSFQSTELIDMTKIGIIIGSLLSAALGVGVLLTADFLHLGQSKTGTDGKSDVSV; encoded by the coding sequence ATGATGCTGAAGAGATTTTTTCGCAAAACAGCTCCGGTTTATCAAATCATCTCCCCTTTTCAGGCCCTGGTCAAAAAACTTGCCACCAGCGGTTTCATCCTGTTCTACACCACGGCTGCCGCCATGCTCTGGGCCAATTTCCATCATGACAGCTATCAGCATCTATGGCACCTGCCGCTTGCCGTTTCCCTGGGCGACGTAAGTTTTTCCAAATCCATCCTGCACTGGATCGACGAAGCGCTGATGACCCTCTTCTTTTTTGTCGTCGGCCTTGAAATCAAACGGGAAATCCTGATCGGCGAGCTGTCCTCCATGCGCAGGGCACTGTTGCCGGTGGCCGGAGCGGTGGGCGGCATGCTGGCGCCGGCCCTGATCTATGCCATCATCACTTACAACACCGATGCGGCCCACGGCTGGGGCATCCCCATGGCCACCGACATCGCCTTTGCCCTGGCGGTACTTTCACTTCTCTCCAAACGGATCCCCTACGGGCTCAAGATCTTTCTCTCGGCCCTGGCCATTGCCGACGATATCGGCGCAGTGCTGGTCATTGCCCTGTTCTATACCGCAACCATCCACTGGGCCTATCTCGGCTTCGCCGCCTTGTTGCTCGTCTGCCTGTTTGTCGCCAACCTGCTGTGGATCCGACACACCCTGGTTTATGCCCTGCTGGGTCTCGGCATCTGGTGGGCCTTTCTGGGAGCGGGTATCCATGCCACCGCGGCCGGGGTCCTGGTCGCCCTTTTCATTCCGGCCCGGGGCAAATACGACACCAACACCTTTGTCAACGAGGTGCGCTCATTTCTCGTCCGTTTTGACTGCCGGAACGGTGACTGCGGCCACACCATCCTGTTGAACCAGAATCACCTCAACGCGGTGCAGGCCATCGAACTTGCCTGCCACCAGACGGAAACACCGCTGCAACGGCTGGAACACGGCCTGGGCGCCTGGATCTCCTACCTGGTCGTGCCGCTGTTCGCCCTGGCCAATGCCGGGGTCGCGGTCAGGACGGAAGGGCTCACCGACACCATACGGCATCCTGCCACCATGGGTGTCATCCTGGCGCTCGTCATCGGCAAACCGGTGGGCATCACCCTCTTTTCCCTGCTCGCCTCCAAAGCACTCAAGGCCCCCCTCAGCGGCGGCATGAACTGGCTGCACGTCATCGGCGCCGGCATGCTGGGAGGCATCGGCTTTACCATGAGCATCTTCATCTCCGGTCTGTCATTTCAGTCAACGGAACTGATCGATATGACCAAGATCGGCATTATCATCGGCTCGCTGCTTTCGGCGGCCCTCGGCGTCGGCGTCCTGCTCACCGCCGATTTTCTCCACCTCGGTCAGTCGAAAACCGGAACGGATGGGAAAAGCGACGTGTCGGTGTGA